The following proteins are encoded in a genomic region of Magnolia sinica isolate HGM2019 chromosome 1, MsV1, whole genome shotgun sequence:
- the LOC131250122 gene encoding LOB domain-containing protein 24-like: MSAYNRCAACKSLRRRCPEDCIFAPYFPSTHPERFASVHMIYGASNVSKMLQFLSFEQQVPVHLRQQAADSMSLEAHLRVQDPIYGCVGIISQLQHEINMIQYELSRSQAQMALYDIHWVEQAPVQLQSGPQHDVYANRFNLTMAHQAQVAFYEQAQPPAEMDWNQLHHGEASSFNANQQDPMLKFDQL; encoded by the exons ATGTCTGCATACAACCGCTGTGCAGCTTGCAAATCCCTTAGAAGGAGATGTCCGGAAGATTGCATTTTCGCCCCGTATTTTCCTTCCACGCACCCTGAAAGATTTGCAAGCGTCCACATGATCTATGGTGCTAGCAATGTTAGTAAAATGttacag TTTCTATCTTTCGAGCAGCAAGTCCCAGTTCATCTCCGTCAACAAGCAGCTGATTCCATGTCCCTTGAGGCACATCTACGCGTGCAAGACCCCATTTACGGATGCGTGGGAATCATATCCCAGCTACAACACGAGATAAACATGATTCAGTATGAGCTCTCAAGGAGCCAAGCTCAAATGGCACTCTACGACATACATTGGGTTGAACAGGCTCCAGTTCAATTGCAATCTGGCCCACAACATGACGTGTATGCTAACCGATTCAACCTCAcgatggcccaccaagctcaAGTTGCCTTCTATGAGCAAGCTCAACCGCCGGCCGAGATGGACTGGAACCAATTGCACCATGGTGAAGCTTCATCTTTCAATGCCAACCAACAAGATCCCATGCTTAAGTTCGATCAGCTGTAA
- the LOC131221517 gene encoding chaperonin-like RbcX protein 2, chloroplastic — MVGAASMAGLAVDSHMCPCLCVDTLSVSNVSFKSSGDLGLYRNSMGRKQSRHSAASLELSSSFVDTWHDWRLSGKIPSGIIRLRPRRKLQSLVILNEAAGQYDDTFEDVTKQIVNYFTYKATRTVLNQLYEMNPPQYRWFYDFIVTNDPGEGKRFIRTLAKEKHELAERVMITRLHLYSKWVKICDHAKIYQQISDQNLELMRERLMETVVWPSDDTNTGKIG; from the exons ATGGTTGGAGCTGCATCGATGGCGGGCCTGGCCGTCGATTCCCATATGTGCCCCTGCCTCTGCGTTGACACTCTCTCTGTTTCTAATGTCAGTTTCAAGAGTAGTGGCGATTTAGGTCTGTATAGGAATTCAATGGGCAGAAAGCAATCGAGGCATTCGGCGGCCTCATTGGAGCTGAGCAGCTCGTTTGTTGACACCTGGCACGATTGGCGCTTGTCGGGGAAGATCCCGTCGGGGATCATTCGCTTGAGGCCACGGCGCAAGTTACAGAGCTTGGTGATTTTGAACGAGGCAGCCGGTCAGTACGACGACACTTTCGAAGATGTTACTAAG CAAATAGTCAACTATTTTACATACAAAGCTACAAGGACTGTTCTTAACCAGCTTTATGAGATGAATCCACCACAGTACAGGTGGTTTTACGA TTTTATAGTAACAAACGACCCTGGAGAGGGGAAGCGTTTCATTCGCACTCTTGCAAAG GAGAAGCATGAACTGGCCGAAAGGGTAATGATAACGCGCCTTCACCTCTACAGTAAATGGGTTAAG ATATGCGACCATGCTAAAATATATCAGCAAATCTCTGATCAGAACTTGGAGTTGATGAGGGAACGGCTCATGGAAACTGTTGTGTGGCCATCCGACGACACGAACACAGGAAAAATTGGCTGA